CACCTCAATACTGTACATCACAGTACTAcactttacagtacagtacagtaaatgcagtaatgcaaaaataaaaccaaaaatacactactgtaaatgaaaaacaGGCCAATTGTGTGTGGGTGGGATTATGGATCCTGCCGTCTGTTTGGGTCTGGCCACGGGATCTCATCAACATCACAAGCGATATTTTCTCCTGCTAAGCAACGGGGAAAATATCGCCTTGTGTGCCGAATCCATCCATGGATTGACCTTACCTCAATGTCTCCGCATGCCTCTTCCATTGCCTGTAGAAGAGGCTTGCGGGCATGTGGTTGGCGGTCATATACGTGCCATCTCCAAGCGGAAAAAATAGGGTTTAGAAATGGTCAAAATAGAATACAGTCTGGAGTAGAGAGTTGAGGACATACCTGTTTTCCAGTCTGAATGTCCTTATGATGGATGCAACTGTGAACCGGCTTAGATGTGGGTGGACTCTCTGCCCAGCTTCCCTCATTGTCAGGCCATGATTTGTCACATGATCCACCAAAGTTGCTCTAATATCATCTGAAATACTGTTCCGTGCATAGCCTCTTCGACCACGTCctactcctctctctctttgtcttccTCTACCTCTTGCTCTCCCTGCCTCCATGCTTGCAAAGTTCTCAAAATGGCTCAACTGAGGCCTATTTATGGCTGGCTGATTGGTGTTCAGTTTTGTAAGTAAGATTTTTCAGGTGTATGTCTAAGTGTTTTCAATCAcccaatgtgttttgtattttgaatagATGTGTTTTCCCAATGGTACCCATGAGATTTCATTTATGAACGAAGTGTCTTATGTGTGAAATAGTGTGTAGTGTGCAGAAGCAAGTGTGTTGCAGAATTGCAACTAAAGTGCAAAGCAGCGCTTTTGTTTAAGGTATGGTTACACTGTGTTTAAGGTATAGTAACAAAAGCTTCAAGTTTTGTTACTTTGGTCAAAGCATGTGTCTACAGTGTTCAAGCAATGGGCAAAAACTGTAAACAATACTGGTAGGGTTTGAGAGGAAAGTTACCATGGCAACTTTTGTGACAAAAGTTCAACAACCTTATCACATTAAATAACTAGTgtagttttagtttttgttaatatttattcataaacatttactgtagtttATTTCGTCAACTACAAAATGCCTTCATTATGCTAGACGTACCAGTTCGTGGCTGGTATTGACGTCACGATCTTTAGCGTTGTTTACCATGACTATGACCAATGACTGTGGCATTTTTTCATCCACAAGAGCGTAAAATCTGTGAAATATTGATAtataattcattgtttacataACATTTCGCCTGAACAGCATGCCCTCCATCATTGTTCTATAATAGAATTCAATCTCAGCACTGTTTATGTCGTAAAACTTTAAGTAGTAGTAAACGTTAGACTCTTGCAAACACATGAGCCCACCCccaaagtttgttttttaaaacaggGTGGTAGTTTTACACATAATATCCAAACAGTGCAGTGGAAAATGATGATGTCCTGAAAAGCATAACCTTCATTCTCTCGTTCCCCCGCCAGTCAATGACTTTATGGTAAAGTATTGACAGACAAAATGTGTAGCCAGTGAGAAGACGTTTCCAACATTGTGCATGATGTTTATTTCCgcgtgtgttttttttcttgctctCTGGACCATTCAAAGGCTAAACAACCTCTGACGAACCTGTTACTGACGATTGACGTCGCTGCTATGCTATATTATGCTATGcaatattttataatgtatatttatgatgttcaacataaaaatgaattaccAACGATAATGTAGCATTTTAATGCAGTAGGATTGAAATTAAGCTTGAAATTAAATTAACGAAATCTGCCGTAATCATTCACTTCCTAAATTAGTATGGGGCAAATAGACTATATATCCACACAATTATAATCTACAGCAGAaagtatggtggtttttctattacagCATTGGGTTTTTCTATTACTGATTGAGTTTTTATatgaaacaatgcatttaaactgGTTATAGGTCTCGCACACTAACACAGAAAAGGCTATGAGTCTCATAGCAAAAAGACTATGATctcatgggtcaaaggttacAGGCCAAGTTGAACATCAAACAGCACCATAAGACATATTTTGCATGCAAACGctttgagcacacacacaatatgcattcTTCACAAGAGATCTGGTCTAAAATGCATGGTAGTTTTTGAAGTACATGTAAGCTAGGGGTAGTAAATGACAATATGACATACATTCGCATTTTAGAGATGGATGTATGTGTCTTTCATACAGTAGcaactgacaaaatgacatacatctacattttaaagatagatgtatgtacatatattttttaatcctttaaaaggtttcgccacagttaaaagttaacgtaagaagtttgatatataactgtggaaagtcaaaagaggatgggcaaacaaaaataagtgatgtcatgtagaacctgattgggagaagatgatgtcaggtaaatatgattggtttaaactgtgataacgacttgagaacagtgtataaaagatggagtcagaagtgTATTTGTTGGGCatcttcagatgaactctgtatgtctcactttgcttgcttgagcaaataaagattgaaacctcttgaaacctggctctctggtcttcgtgaattctttctacattggTTGATCAACTTTTCGCCATGACAAAAGTGCTAGACAAAAAAACAGAACGAACAATGTTAGAAAACTCAAAAATAGTGGATTAAAGTATAGGATGCTTTGATTTCCTCACACTTTTCAAGAGAATATCATTACATGTTCAAGACAAAgttcaatatttttataatcaCTTCTTTATACAAAGAGCCTTGGGAAAACAAGAAATACAGAATGTCAGTGGATAGAGACACACAAAATGTGGGTGCATCAAAACCAAATGTTACACTATTATAGATTGATATGGCCCCTAAAATAGTgaaaatcaaacattaattCCCCTAGTTATTCTCCCATTTTCGTCTCTTTCTCAATTTGTATATGCTCCCACTTGGCCAATGAAAAAGAACCAAATTCCCAAGTAGAAAGTTCTTCTGGCTCACTTGTGGGCCACAACATGTTAGTTTCTGGCTCAGTAGCGGCTGGGTCCCCGGCCCAGATCTGGCCCACACACTGATACACTGAATTCACTCAACTTGACTCAGAGTCATCTGAACAGATTCATGTCAACTTGATGATGTCAAGatctcaccagaggagaattaaacacaaccaCTATTAACATCTTCacttattacagacaccactttcactttatctcATATGTGTATAAAAGATCTTAGTGAGAATGAACAGGGTTTTGATCTAGTTTATATTTGATTGAGAACATGTTGGTTTGacgtcaccattatggtgatcagtgtttatcTTAGTAGGGctcttgactttcattaaacaacttttgttttttaacagGTGCAGTTGTGTTTTACTCAGACCACTTGTGCATCTGTGAAACAATGGTTCTAAAAGACGTTTTACACTTTCAACTGATATGACTATATCATGTTGTAAAGCTGTGGTGTTGTGACGAAAATGCCTTGTGAAagcctttgtgtgtgtgaaacaaACGTAGTTCATACGACATATCATGCACTGTATTAACACTCAGAGCAGGTGAAAAGTTTCATTTCGCAAGGAAGTGAGACATCAgcactcatcatacaaacctcaactaTGGTGACAATAGTCAAGTTCTGGTGCAAATGTATacatgctgcagtgcatgctgggagtcatggatGAGTTTCGTGCTATGaggttacccagcatgcactgcagcatTCTGTTATTTTTGTACCATTCTTGAGATTAATAGTCTGATTGTTGATTTCTCTGTGTATAGCAGGCTATTggtttgaatttttttgtaataCTAGAGCTCAGGGCTGCATTCATGAACTTTGAGAGACTAAAGATAAGAAGTCATGATATGAGAGTTGTGTCTTAAATGCTAGGTTGGAATTCAGTTTGTTCTGTGCTGATCTTAGCATTTGGTCACCTTCTATTTTCTTGACCAAAGTAACATGTGTTCTAACACTACTGTAATGGTCAGGAAAAACAAATATCAAAAATGAAGAGTAAAGTGCTTAGTTAAATGACACAATGATCACCATAATGTTGACTTCAAGCtaaatatttttcatgaaatataaacatgttatttctcaacaagatattttgtacacatgtgaaataaagtgaaagtgttgTGTGTAATAAGAGAAGATGTTAatggtgtttgtgtttaattttccTCCGATgagatcttgacagatttaatgTTCATCTAAAGCTGCCCTTAAGTCTGTTGTAGATGTAGAGCACTGAGCAGTGTTCATTTACTCTGTAACTTAACTCAGTTAAAGCATCAAGATGACTCTTTTCAGATGATTTAAATGAGTCAAGCTGAGTGAAGGAATCTTTTTCACGGTTCAGTTTCTCCTTCAATTTTCACAAAGTGGGCCACAGCCCTTCATTCAATAATGTCTGGGCCACATTCATTTTTCTACTCACAATCAAATAGCGGTGTGTGGACCACATCTGGGCCGAGGACCCAGCCGTGTATCGGGCCACAAGTGCACTTTGCTACCTGGGCCATTACAACCAAATAAAGGAATAGAAATTGGATGGACCAACATGTGTAGGGCCTGTTTATAACCTAACAAACAACATGACAAAGAATGTCGGTCCCCTTCTCTATATGGTGTTGCATACAATAGgccatattaatattttgtggGGAACCAAaacttaacagaaaaaaatgtttaaaacaatgtaatacaatACAGTTATGATTTCAGTGTTGGCTTATTTTGTAAACTACACAGTACTCAAGTTAAAGTTAAACAGTCAAGTTGAATACTCAAATTTATCTCAAGTTAACAGTTTGCAAAATGTAGACAATGTGaatcataaaaaaaacaaaaagaacaaatgTATGCGacttatatattttgcaaaggGCCATATAACTCACCTGTATGTGTTTCCTTAAATTTGTGCTTGAAGTCTATGATGCAGACAGCGTTTTAAGTTTTGGTTTGCACAGAATACATACAAACGTGTAACCATTACTGTTTGCTTCTTTAAGAGGCATGAACTTGGACAAAGCCCTAGGGCAGTTAAtcactgcggtcaagccagccgcggtttgaaaatacacggtcaagccagccaCCGTTTAGATTGGGATGTGCAGatattgagtggtttacggtaaATGCCAGGAAAGCCGtttcaaagctttatttaaatgaagaGGATTCGTGTTTCTTCCTAGCAAACAAAGGAATGTCCAAAATGTCCAAAATgtccactgctccgggggtacgtgtgttcactactctctggatgggttaaatgcagaggtcacatttcgttgccttgtacatgtgcaatgacaataaattgaatccaaaATCCATCCAAAAtccaaaagacgtcttttctACGTCGTTGACGACGTTGGAAAGACGTACCCTGAGGAGCCAGAATGAAAGATTTATGACGTCTTCTGAACGTCTGTTATTGAAGTCCAGGTGATCTCTATAATCACCTCTATAATTGCGTTGAATAATTAATTTACatctgcttcctgtttcctgcatcgctgccggcagcttgtttgtatcagtgctcttatcacttcgctctaatattagtgtattttattttcgttaattattattgtcgttgctaacttatcctgatatatcaataaccctgttcctgttatttacttggaagagtctaaaccaaaagtgatagttaacttaacgccgttagcatagcaatagcgtgttagcttgctttctgttcacactgtggaatatcatcttgcctctggtttgtcttgtgtgctaactgtttctctttttaagcgagtatactacgatccatcgagcaaccttggtaagttggaattgcacttcaaatccggtgagttatggcttctattcctattattgttacttgcacctcatgtcatatgtttagcttagccttctctgtcagctgcgagggctttatatgcgataaatgcagggaaatagttaggctgacagagaagatcttagaattagagtctcgcatccaatctttatctgaggatagtaagagtttaacgacgatagaaaacactttggatgcgagcaacattagcgcacacagctcggttccggttgaaaatcccccgcagctgggaaacttcgtgactgtgagacggcgtagtcgcaggacaaaacatcactcgaccgttccgattacagtctcgaacaggtttgccccgctcagtgacgcaccgactgagaaacctgctgaaagtgccctagttatcggtgattctattgttcggaacgttaacatagaggcaccagccaccatagtcaaatgtttaccgggagccagagcgcctgacatcaagtcaaatttaaatgtgctggctaaggctaatcgtaaattcagtaagattgtcattcacgtcggcacaaatgatgttcgactccgtcaatcggagatcacaaaagataacattaaagaggtgtgtgagctcgcaagcatgatgtcagacactgtaatattctctggccccctcactgcttatcgtggtgatgagatttatagcagattatcatcactaaatggctggttgtctgagtggtgcctgcagaatgatatagtttttataaataactggaagagttttgagggcagacctgacctgttgaaacgagatggtctccatccctcctgggctgggacttccatcctgtctagaaatatggcaaaaagtcttaatgctaatgctaaaacttgactcgctggggcccaggtcagggagcagacagtatggcttaaccaactgtctgcttgccgtctcacgtcgcagaatacacaaaatgtacaacatgtagtaatccgttctcccaaacatcacaaaatagagactgtgtctgtcccccggattagcaaacataaaataatgcgtaaacctcttgaaagtaatttaataaacgttaaacaaactaaacatgaacaaaatacagataatcaactgttacgactcggattgctaaatattagatctctctctaataaagcactttttgttaacgatatgataacagatcataaaatagacatgctctgtttgacagaaacatggctaaaaccagatgattatattgctttaaatgaatctgtcccccaagattattattataaacacgagcctcgtctaaaaggcagagggggaggtgtcgcagcactttacaataactctcttagcatttcccagaagtcgaactctaaatataattcttttgaagtcatggttcttcatgtttcaacacctaatactaaagataaaactctttttaaattgattctagctattgtatataggcctccagggcaccacacagattttattaaagaatttggtgggttcttatcagaactagtactggccgcagatagactccttgtcgttggtgactttaacatccacgtagataacgttacagatgccttaggaatggctttcaaagacactcttaactccatgggcattagtcaacatgtgtcaggacccactcaccttcgtaatcatactttagatttaatactgtcttacggtataaatgtggacgacgttaaaatccttcagcagagtgaagacatttcggatcattatctggtattatgtttgcttcactggcctacggctgcaaataaaactcattgttacaaatatggtagaacaataacttcaactaccaaagatgcgtttctcgataatctgcccgaattgtctcaaatcatgagaaataacgttgaagatcttgacattaccactgaaaattttaattccaccttctcggtaacgctagacaaagttgctccactacgtttaaagaagattaaaaatggcagccccacaccgtggtataatgaacacactcaggctctaaagaaagcggcccgaaaaatggagcgcaactttaagaaaactaaattagaggtatttcgtacagcatggaaggatagtattcgaaaatacaggaaagccctaataacttctagatccgcctacttttcatcactaatagaagaaaaccagcacaaccctaggtttttatttaacacggtggctaaattaacaaaaaataaatcgtcagtgacttctgatcctgtatatcagcatagcagtgatgaatttatgaactacttcacatataaaatccaagatattagagaaaaaattataacaatgcaatcagaagtgaaacccgctgaacaaactaactacagcgcccttaaggagaaaatgcaattattttataccgtagatcaagatgagctgtctaaaattattagatcatctaaatcaacaacatgcatactagaccctatacctacaaatctactgaaagagatgctcccagaaattatagatcctcttcttggtattattaactcatctctgacattaggacatgtgcctaaagcatataaggtggctgttataaggccccttgtcaaaaaaccccaactcgaccctagagaactaaggaacta
This region of Triplophysa rosa linkage group LG1, Trosa_1v2, whole genome shotgun sequence genomic DNA includes:
- the LOC130562284 gene encoding uncharacterized protein LOC130562284, producing MASIPIIVTCTSCHMFSLAFSVSCEGFICDKCREIVRLTEKILELESRIQSLSEDSKSLTTIENTLDASNISAHSSVPVENPPQLGNFVTVRRRSRRTKHHSTVPITVSNRFAPLSDAPTEKPAESALVIGDSIVRNVNIEAPATIVKCLPGARAPDIKSNLNVLAKANRKFSKIVIHVGTNDVRLRQSEITKDNIKEVCELASMMSDTVIFSGPLTAYRGDEIYSRLSSLNGWLSEWCLQNDIVFINNWKSFEGRPDLLKRDGLHPSWAGTSILSRNMAKSLNANAKT